Proteins encoded together in one Rhizobium bangladeshense window:
- a CDS encoding MFS transporter has protein sequence MPMSAHAVKTSETAAVPRQKLYLTRGTGAYRRASLALFLSGFSTFSLLYCVQPLLPVFSREFSVSPAESSLSLSLSTGFLAVAIVCAAAVSEGLGRRTLMSISLVGAAVLTIATAFAPNWHLLLVIRALQGLVLGGVPAVAMAYLAEEVDPRGLGATMGLYVGGTAFGGMSGRVLTGIFAEYFSWRPALFLIGAIGLAAAIGFIGLLPPSRNFLRRPGLDPRFHARAWLGHLRNPALPFIFAIAFLAMGSFVTIYNYAGFRLVAPPYGLNQTELGLIFTVYLFGIGAASIGGLLGDRIGHFPVLLFGLALTAAGSAVTLFASLPSIILGITVLTTGFFMSHSIASGLVGKLALGNKGHASSIYMLAYYVGSSLIGSAGGWFFAVEGWTAVVFFTLAMLALAFMSACVAQHFARRKA, from the coding sequence AGTGAAGACCTCCGAGACGGCCGCAGTCCCAAGGCAAAAGCTCTACCTCACGCGCGGCACCGGCGCCTATCGCCGCGCCAGCCTTGCGCTTTTCCTCTCCGGCTTTTCCACCTTCTCGCTGCTCTATTGCGTCCAGCCGCTGCTGCCGGTCTTCTCGCGGGAGTTTTCCGTCAGTCCAGCCGAAAGCTCGCTGTCTCTGTCGCTCTCCACGGGTTTCCTGGCGGTTGCCATCGTCTGCGCCGCCGCCGTCTCGGAAGGCCTTGGCCGCCGCACCCTGATGTCGATATCGCTGGTCGGTGCGGCTGTACTGACAATCGCCACGGCTTTTGCTCCGAACTGGCACCTGCTGCTCGTGATCCGCGCCCTGCAGGGCCTCGTTCTCGGCGGCGTGCCTGCTGTCGCCATGGCCTATCTTGCCGAGGAGGTCGATCCGCGCGGCCTCGGCGCCACCATGGGCCTCTATGTCGGTGGCACGGCCTTCGGCGGCATGTCCGGACGCGTGCTCACCGGCATCTTCGCCGAATATTTCAGCTGGCGGCCGGCGCTCTTCCTCATCGGCGCCATCGGCCTTGCGGCCGCCATCGGCTTCATCGGCCTGCTGCCGCCGTCAAGGAATTTCCTCCGCCGGCCCGGCCTCGACCCGCGTTTTCACGCGAGGGCCTGGCTCGGCCATCTTCGAAATCCGGCGCTGCCCTTCATTTTCGCCATCGCCTTCCTTGCGATGGGCTCCTTCGTGACGATCTACAATTATGCCGGTTTCCGCCTCGTGGCTCCTCCCTACGGCCTGAACCAGACGGAACTCGGCCTGATCTTCACCGTCTATCTCTTCGGTATCGGCGCCGCCTCGATCGGCGGCTTGCTGGGCGACCGGATTGGACACTTTCCAGTGCTGCTCTTTGGCCTCGCACTGACGGCTGCCGGCAGCGCAGTGACGCTCTTTGCCTCGCTGCCATCGATCATCCTGGGTATCACCGTGCTGACCACAGGCTTCTTCATGAGCCATTCCATCGCGAGCGGCCTCGTCGGCAAGCTTGCCCTTGGCAATAAGGGACATGCCTCATCCATCTACATGCTGGCCTATTACGTCGGCTCCAGCCTCATCGGTTCGGCCGGCGGCTGGTTCTTCGCAGTGGAGGGCTGGACCGCCGTTGTCTTCTTCACGCTTGCCATGCTGGCGCTGGCCTTTATGTCAGCTTGTGTCGCCCAGCACTTTGCGAGGAGAAAAGCATGA
- a CDS encoding VOC family protein: protein MIRIDHLDHLVLTVADIAATCDFYARILGMSVETFAEGRKALKFGRQKINLHQAGHEFEPKAKHPVPGSGDLCFITETPLADVISHLQASGVAVEEGPVERTGATGRLRSVYFRDPDGNLIEVSHSIV, encoded by the coding sequence ATGATCCGCATCGACCATCTCGACCACCTCGTGCTGACCGTCGCCGATATTGCTGCCACCTGCGATTTTTATGCCCGTATCCTCGGCATGTCGGTCGAAACCTTCGCGGAAGGCCGCAAGGCGCTGAAATTCGGCCGCCAGAAGATCAACCTGCATCAGGCCGGCCATGAGTTCGAACCCAAGGCGAAACATCCCGTCCCTGGCTCCGGCGATCTCTGCTTCATCACCGAAACGCCGCTTGCTGATGTCATCTCCCACCTGCAGGCCTCAGGCGTTGCGGTTGAAGAAGGTCCGGTCGAGCGCACCGGCGCGACAGGACGCTTGCGCTCGGTCTATTTCAGGGACCCCGACGGCAATCTTATCGAGGTCTCTCACTCGATTGTCTGA